Proteins co-encoded in one Neodiprion lecontei isolate iyNeoLeco1 chromosome 3, iyNeoLeco1.1, whole genome shotgun sequence genomic window:
- the LOC107227573 gene encoding transcription factor 23, whose translation MPRKRRASTASLQDIEDEDFCSEEKYGGGSSRDHIQDAMEGVRAPRNAANARERARMRVLSKAFCRLKTTLPWVPADTKLSKLDTLRLAATYIAHLRAVLRDEGESHPETTRSLSLALSWPFAIQGTGAPMLMNNNCTSGSSSTSSSPGGQYRNQQSPLDVQPNVHNHHHHHNHQPIHVRHNHESQLPYY comes from the exons ATGCCTCGAAAACGACGCGCCTCGACGGCTTCGCTGCAGGACATCGAGGACGAAGATTTTTGTTCGGAAGAAAAGTACGGCGGAGGAAGCAGCAGGGATCACATTCAGGATGCTATGGAAGGCGTGAGAGCGCCGAGGAACGCGGCCAACGCAAGGGAACGGGCAAGGATGCGAGTTCTCAGCAAGGCTTTTTGCAGGCTGAAAACAACCCTTCCTTGGGTTCCGGCCGACACGAAACTCAGCAAACTGGACACCCTTAGGCTCGCCGCTACTTACATCGCCCACCTTCGCGCTGTTCTTCGGGACGAGGGCGAATCACATCCGGAAACCACCAGATCGCTGTCACTCGCATTG TCGTGGCCTTTCGCAATCCAAGGAACGGGGGCTCCGATGTTGATGAACAATAACTGCACGTCAGGATCATCATCGACTTCTTCATCGCCAGGAGGGCAATACCGAAACCAGCAATCGCCGCTGGACGTTCAGCCAAACGTGCATaatcatcaccatcatcataATCACCAGCCCATTCACGTTCGTCATAATCACGAATCACAGCTTCCTTACTATTGA